Within Xiphias gladius isolate SHS-SW01 ecotype Sanya breed wild chromosome 5, ASM1685928v1, whole genome shotgun sequence, the genomic segment GGATTTtgctttctttaaaataaattaccGGTCTACAGAATAGCCTCTATATCAGCAAATAGCATAATTATGATTAGAAGTAATATAAAAACGTAACCAAGTATAATCTAATAGCAGCCGCAGGTgagttttaaacaaaatgaattgAGGTCATTCATTCGCCACACGTAGATGATTTTTGACAAACAGCACAGGAGACTTGAGATTCAGTCTCTGTTTCTTATCAGCATGTGAGGCTACAATGGTTGGAATATAACCCTATTTCTCTGGGCTATTCAAGAGCCTGTTGACAGAATTTTGCATCCACCTCAAAATATTACGTAGATTTTGGTTCAACTtggattggaaaaaaaagacttggaTTACGGAAGAAGAGTGGACGAAGGTATGACTGAGCCTTCGTGTCAGCAGAGCTGGGGACTCTTAGGGGTCATGTCCTTGGTATGGTTTCAGGGATTTACCTGAGAAGGACTTTACAGTCTACaggaggcttttatttttttgattcaaTATTTGCATCTTTGACTGATTTCAGACACGGAAACGACACTGATCCGGTATCTTGTACACGCGTTCTGACTTTTAGGTTGTGACATTTAAAGCGCGACCTTTCAAAGCAGACCAGGGTTATAACTGTGATCAAAAAGGTTGAAGAacaggattttatttatttttttttttttaaactttggttaCATGATTTTCCAGCTTGttcaaaaaaaaactggttacACCATACTTTTAAGTCTCCCTACTCATCGTTCATAAAGACAGTGTATAAAAATGTGAGGACTGGTTTATACCTAAGCAGAgcctgctgtataaacagataaaatcACAATATGGTAAAACACGGttgtaattatataaaaatgtcttcatggGGGAAGTTATGGTTGATAAAAAAACTGTAGAttactaaatattttaaaatgtcatctcATCATTATACAGTCCGCAGACAGCTGCTGTCGCTACTGTATGATTAgaaatggattttctttttgttgtacTTGGGCGCCACCTGATGGTAAAACCAaggaattacttttttttttttttataaaacataattatattttcatcattataTCGTTTTGAACGCGGCTTTAATTCGCTCTAATTTGCTAAAATAGCAAATACAGCTCACAAAACCCTTGCCCAGTTACCCGACATTGTAAAGAAAACCCAACGAGCTACGGTAACTTCCTGGAGAACTACAATACCGTGCGGGCGAGGAAGTTAACGAGGGAGCGCGTGCATCGCTGAAAGGAGCACAGTAGTAATACTGTGGGACCCGCATGAACGAGACACTGGACCCCTCACACAATTGTCCGCATTCTcactattgtgtgtgtgtgtgtgtgtgtgtgtgtgtgtgagcgtgcgaGCGCGCGTGACGACAACCACCTAATGGGCTGCCTCGTGCCCTCGCGGTGACGTGAGCCGGACGCCCTCGCGAGTCCGCGTTCGCGAGTCCCCGGCCGCCGGTAAAAACTGCCGGCCCGCCTCGAGCTCCCCAGACACGGCGAGCTGCGGCCGCGGAGAGCTCCACCTGACCCCTCGGAAACgcgcccccccccaaccacagacacacacacacacacacctgaggtAAGAGGGTTTTACTTATGGCTTGTGGGAACTACCCCTCGACTGGAGCACAGGAGGAGGTGAATGATTGTTTACAGTTTGATAAAGTTTTTAATGAATAGTCCTTTTAAACgctgattattttctgcatCATACCAAGTTTAACTTGTTTCCCCACTTGGTTTTTTATCCTCCGTGGTCCTAAatgagtattttattattatacttgGTGTTATTGTTGTAGTATTGTGTTTAAAGGCTAAGAATCCCTATGAGATTTTTCTCGGTATTGTTACGCAGTACCGCAAAACAGGTAGCTGACTGGGGCTGCATGAAGGTACAGGTGTTGCATGAAACCAGAAGAACAGGTGCGGAGACACGCGATGTtgtgtggggtggggtgggtgggggggggtggctTGTTTTTCCGCTGCGATCTTACCtttacaaaacaatgaactCCTGGTCAGCCATCGTACATCTCTGTGCGGAACAATGGGAGCTAAAATGTCAAGGATTTCAGGTATGCAAACGTCACACCCCAACACAAGTTCGACTAGAATGGGTCGCCTGCCCACAGAGACATCACACACACGCTACATTCGGGGCCCGCTTACACACAGGTACACCTTAACTGACTCGACGACACTGCGACTTAAAATCATTGTCGCTCTTTGACTTCGCTTGGTTTGGGATCTACAGTTAATATTTTGCCATCCTCAATTGGAAAATTGCCATAGATAAGTCTGTAAACAGTCAATACATGGTTTATAACACagtataatgtagttgtaagcaggTGTAAAACGTTTTACGTGGTTATTAgtggttaaaataaaagtatttcagCCTTTTAAAAGGATCCTGCTACAAAACGTTCTCACAGGTTGCAGctacaatatttaaatgtagATTTAAGCTTCCGTTATGCTGTGGtactactgtacatatgtgGTACCGGTCCATGCTATTTGCCTGTCCCTTTtgataataaactttatttatgtatttcataaATCTGCCCTTCTGCTCCTGACAGGAACAATGTTTGCCAtctacctcctcctcccgctgctCCCTCTGGTGTCGGCGCAGACCTATCACTGGGGTCCCTGTCCCACACCGAAAGTGCAGCCCAACTTCAACCTTcaacaggtaacacacacacacacacacacacacacagtctaggTGCTGCACGTGCTACGCCCTGAAGTGCACGGGACTAATAACTTCTCCGTGCTGACAGTATCTGGGTAGATGGTACGAGATCGAGAAGCTCCCGGCTTCCTTCGAAAGAGGAAAGTGCATCGAGGCAAACTACGCCATAAGGAAAGACGGTACCATCCAGGTGCTGAACTCTCAGTTCTAGTGAGTACTGACAGATTTTTAGCATTGATTCTGACTTGAAGGTACATTTGAGCCCTGTGCGTTTCTACCTCTCCCTGTCGGTGGTCTAATGAAGGAAAGTGCCCGGCATTTTTAGAAGCATGCTTAAGAGACTTTCTTGCCAAGATTCAGACAAGAAGATTGATACGAGCTCTCATGTTTGTATGGTAAATATGCAGCTGCAGCCAACAGCCAGTTTCGCTCAGctaagcttagcttagcttagcataaagactagaaacggggggacagctagcctggctcagtccaaaAGGGAACAGAAATCCCACATTTCATCTCGGTTGTTTAATTGGTACAAAGCCTGAAGTGTTAAACTACAATTCACCATTTTACGAGGGGCTGcgtgttaataagtgagcttcAAGAAGGTGCCAgttggcagattttgttacctttggtcGGCTTATTCGTTTTCGTGcagagatttagatgagaagatcgataccgcCCTCAACCCTGTCCGTTAGTTGTGAGGCTAAGGCCAGGCAGGGGGTTAGCCTATCTTAACCTTTTGTTTAGTTCATGCAAAAGCAAATGAGATATGTTGTGTTTAttaagtgagctttagaagtgctgctagcaagattttttttcacctttcgACAAAAAAAGGctagcacccccccccccccgatttCCAATCTttgtgttaagctaagctaactggtaGCTAAAGTGGTATAAATTTTTCTCTTCTATTAATACTCCTTTGATTTGAGCATTTATTACCAACAATGGGAACACTGTCATTTCGGATGGAagtcatcgtcatcatcaccACAATCATTTTCAAGCGCATGACCTTCATTGCATGAAATCCCCATTCATCACATGGCAAGAAAACCCAGCAGAGATCCATGCGCGCATTTTGCTTTATGGCACACATCAATCAAGGGCATTTTTGGACCTGTGGGTTTTCATCCTTTTCCATTAAACCTTGGACTGACTTTTTTGTGTTCCAGTTTAGCCCGTGGTCATGTTGTCTggtgttgtttgtttacatattcCAACCCCTAGTGCTCCAGATGGTGTCCTAGGCGGATTCGTCATTTTCACGAATAGTAGGCCTACCCGTGTGTCTGTGAAGCGGGACAGGATGTTGACGACttgccggaaaaaaaaaaaaaactgaattgcTGTTGAGGTGTATTGTCATATgtgtagaatataaaccatgtgtgaaaatagaagtatggctcagaggccataggtcgaaggtcctcagaaggggtcttgcagttcCCAAAGGAAGGTAGcgctttgtaactaaaaccatatgtgagtgacagtttttaggcaaacaactgtcctatttaagagtcggtgaccaaggctgaatttttACCAAGCCCCCCGATAGGATTCGATCTCTGATGTAAAGCTCAGTAGCAAACTGGCTCCCCGTCCACCATTTCACTTTCCCAAGATGACCTCAGTCACCTGCTCGCCTCTCCGCAGCCCACCCCTGAATCTCCACCACACAAACCTGCACCTGAAGTGTTTGCATTTTCCAACGTGGAGCCGAACGCGTCTTCAGCTACACTACTGGGCGCTACAGTGCAACCGGACACTTTGGAAACTGGTAATTATGGACTTTTTCCTCAACGTTGATGTTAATGATGGCGTTGCTAGTCTGTCCACAAGAGAAACGCTCCCTCTATCTGGATCCGTTCGGGGCTCAGACCGAGGCATTGAAGAAATGCAGAGCTGTGACCAGGCAGGGGAGGGTCCGTTGATTTTGAGCGAGGGGTTTTGTTTAGTAAATCACGGGCTCCCTACCAAACAGCGCCTTCATGAGGCAGCGAGGCCTCAGCCGCTCCCCCGCTGGTCACGTGAAAGCATCATCTCTCACCCACATCAACAAAATGGAGCCTCATGCGGCGTTATTGTGTGTAAAGTAAGCGAACGCGCTTCTCATCTGCCATCAGTTCAGAGTAAAACACATTGCCGGATTTGTAAAGCTTTCAGTGTATCCTCAGCTCgtttttcttgttaaaaattTTGATCCGGATCAGTCATCTGAGAATGGAAATAATGGGTTGGTTTATTATTTGTTCACAGCAGACACTAATGTGCTATTCGTTTCAGGAAATACCTTGACTATCTGATGATTTGTCTTAACTGCatcggttgtgtgtgtgtgtttggtcaaCTTGACACTCATGTGCAGTCGGTAAAGGCAAGTTTGGAGCACTTGCAGATTGATTAATGTCTTAATTATGAAACTGcgatgcatttcatttttttaaatttctcttttctGCCAGATTCAGTGCAGGCTTTGAGGGAGCTGGTTCCACTGGAGCTGAGTTGTTGACggaggcttttatttttctgcatgtgCTTAGcatttgaaggaaaaataaataaataaattccctGTGAAACCATGCCCATTCTTTGATGTGTTTATTCAGTGATTGTGCAATTGAAATTTGAAAtctcaaattaatttgataatttGGTGAGTACCACAGCCCATTTCCATTTGTTTAGACGGGATTTCGAGCTCTAACATGACATTCTCTTAATCCACTTTGGGCTACATATCGTTGTCATGGCAATGGGATCATTTACGTGTTTTAAACACCGGAAATATCTGTGGCAAAATAACTTTCGTAGCTCGCAGCGCTTGTAGCATAGAACAGGCGCCCTCGTCGTTTTAACCGGGGGCGGGGTTACAATCCcgtttagttttttgtttttttgtctattttaattttgctacaatatatattgtttttaaagttttaaaagtttatatGTTTTAGCGTTGTCATTTTTGGCTACCCCAATTTTCATGGATGTGAGGAATCTGCGACTCTAAACGTCTAGAGTTTGTTCTGACAGGCTAAACTGCAAACCAAAATCACTAGACAACATGACCACCGGTTAAAGCGGAACACCGGTAGTCATACAAAAACATGCGACACCACATCAATCTGTGGTTCACCGCAACTAAACAGTCaaaagcttagcttagcataagtCTGTATTCGGCTTTCTTCGGCAACTGGAGCATTGCACTTATGTACGCACACAAATTTACAGtgttattcttattcttatttaaAGAACGTGGCGTAGCCCAGCACATACCTCTGTGCGTCGGGCGCGGGGGCGGTGGTAGGGCGATACAGATACCGGCGTCAGCACCGTGGCTCCCCTTCGTCTTTCACACAGATGGGGGGCTGCACGCGTCCTCCAGCAGGccgaataaaaacaaacagctccCGGCAGTTACCTCCAAAGTGGCCAAACAAATTTCCAACACTGCGGTAGTTGCACAATAATAGTCTGTTTCCACAGTGCATCAACACGAGTATAGTCCATTTCCAAGTACGAAAAACCAAACACGACTTATAGGACCACCATCTAAGTTTGGCGCCAAGTTGGACAAAAACTCTTTGCCCTTCTGGCGTCAAACAGCTGCATTTCCAAACACGTTTCTTTTGAGCTGTTACACGTTAACTGTGTATAAGGGGCTGGTTAAACTGGTTAAACTGGTCACCTGCATGCCCAGAAAGAGCAGAGTACATGATGTGGATTGTGTGGACCCTGGGCAGATGCTTGAAGGCCCTAGTGGTGGTGTTACACCACCAGGAGGAAAGAATGGAGGACCTCGGCCTCTGTTCAGGTTGAAAATAATTGATTCTGTCTTCCTGATTGTGTggatttaattattattgtcagTTTTACAAACCTTGTTTGTTTCCTCGCCTGAAAATGTAGGATGTGCTTTGATCCCGTATATTAGTTCACTGAAATTAGTGTTCAgttatttctctccctctgtccttctttGTGTGTCTCAGTAAGGAAAAGGTGAGGGTAGCAGAAGGCACAGCAGTGGTTCATGACCTGAGGGAACCTGCCAGACTCGGAGTAGGCTTCTCGTATTGTAAGTACTCTTCTTCACTCTTATCCCCTTcatcttctttgtttttgtcatcacTGCCGTTGCCTTCTGCGAATGACTGTCGCTTCTTCTCGTTCTGCTTTGACACCTTTTGTaatcttgtcttgtttttttttactgctttgaAGAGTTTCCAATAATGTTTCCAATGATTATAGTACAAAGATTATTACATAGTTCCCTACAAAACTGAACAATAAGACAGAAAAGTAGCTtaagatttttcttctttttttgcacaCAGCAGCCTTTCCACTCATCATTGAGATTATTGAGTTAGAAAGGACGCATACCTCATGAATGACAATATTATCGGCTGATACATGACACAGCAGCCTCACTGCATTTGTAATGTCAATGACAATGGGCCAGTCTGTCTGTGAAAGCCTTGCATCAGTATTTATTCCGTTCCTCGTAGATCTCAGCAGATGTTTGTGTCCTTCGTAGCCGACATCACTGGCATAGCTCTTAAGGTGGCAAGGTTCAGGTTTCTCTGTGACTGTAGATTTTGGGATTTTAAAACTATGATGGATTGTCCATCAGGACTCAGTGTTCCGTCTGTATGCAGACGATACTTGCATTTATTTTAGCTTTGTCCTGACAGGgaaatctctttctctttcactgcgGTTGTCAAATCTTAAGATTTCTTCTCAAGCCTTAAAGCTTTTCTCTCCACATAAAAAACCTGGAAtcatattttaatgttgaattTGGATTGATACAAATTTGTGTACTCTTACCTTGATTaataaagtcttatttttttatcacaCATTGGCATTGCTCCTCGTTACATTTGCTGTAAATTCTTTTAAATCCAAGTGTGATCATTACGCATTCAAGgagcattttgaatttttttgctttagatAAAAAGGATCAAGATCGAACTAGGTGTTCCAGATTTTAACTGCGGGCTAGACTTCTTCTGTAATTCtctatttcaattttttgttccacatttaattttaattttgctcCGATGCTTCTTAGTACTTAGTACTTTTATATTGTGTTGCATCgatttattttgtaaatcagtTCATAAACTCGGCTTTAGAAATGTGATGTACAGTTAAAGATTCTAATCCTCatcgttttctttttctccctgtctctgtgaCCTTTGCTCCCAGTTACTCCCTACAGCCCATACTGGGTTCTGACCACTGACTACACTAGTTTGTCCGTCGTGTACTCCTGCACGGACATCCTCCGCCTGTTCCACGTCGACTACGCCTGGATCCTCGGCCGGTCACGCTTCCTGCCTCCGGAGACAGTGCGGTATGCCAAAAACCTGCTGGCCACCGAAGGAATCGACCTCTTCAGGATGAAGGCCACAGATCAGACGGGCTGCAAGGATAACTAGGGACTGATGGAGACTCCGAGTCATTGCACCTTAACCACGCATAGTGGGCGTGGCAGGGCTTGAGGCTTGAATATCAGGGCTGTGCAGTGTCTTATGAGCATATTGGCTCATTATACTGTTACAAAAGGGTGCAGTTTTTGGTTGGAGAgccatttttttgtatttttttgcatttgagaGATACTGACACAGAAAttatagaaagaaaaaataaaatgtaataataaaagtTATCCATGTTTATTGCAACTCATTTGTATTCAACCAGTATTGTAATTCTCagtatgatttattttaatttctataaTTTTTCCAGCAACATCCATATATCCTTTTCATGTTGTAACTGCTCATCATATTTCTGACAGAAGAGTATATCCGCAAAAACTAGTTCCATCTgcagtgtttctctttttaaaatatatttttatattttaattctgTATTACCTGCTCAGTACTTAAAAAGATGTGGAAACTGATTTTGTAAAACTCACACCAACACCAGTGCCTATTACTCATTATTAAGTAAATGTAGCAATGTTGACACATTGCAACTATGAATTTATTGTTCTTTCATACTCTAGTGGTGcctcttttattatttacaataatatattcCTTAATGAATCAAACAATGAAATGAGCAtgttctttacaaaaaaaactgtgtattaCAGATGTTTTCATTAAGCAGttgttcttcatttttttaagtcatttatatGATGAAAATTGTCCTGACTCTCACTACAGAGATAGAAAagaatttcagtattttcacTTCAAAGACATGGTTCCCTGTTTACTAAACTGAAGAAAGGGCTAAATGAAAATCAAGAAAGTGTAGATTGAAAGCCAATAGAAAGCAAAGGCAGTTAATTGTATTTGCTGACATAGTAAACAAATAGGACATTCTTTAAAGGCACAGTGcacaaaaatgtatgtacatgcatatcATACAGTCTACACAGGTGATATGTTAAAAGGTTTTTCCTTAGGCAGCATCAAAGATGAAAATGCATGACTCTGGTTATGGCTTAGATTATTTTCCCAATAAGTCAAGTAATCgttttgtaattttataatttctCACATCCCTagatgatgtcttcagatgttttaaacaactaattgttgcagctttacAAAATACACAGTGATGTGCAATATATGCACTCATGCATATATATTCACATGTACACAGCGCGATCCAGATTTTATATCACCTGGAAAATCAAGGAAAGACTTCTCTATATGTATACAATACAATCAGGGCAAGGCTTGgcttggctgtgtgtgtgtttgtacaagtgtgtgtgtgtgtgtgtgttagtgtttgcatatatgtgtgtgcatgtgtgtgtgtgtgtgtgtgtgtgtgtgtgtgtgtgtgtggaggtccTCTGGCTCTTCCTCTGCTGAACCCCACATACCACAGCACCAGCAGATGAACAGCAGCACCTCTCTGCACGGCTTCACAAACCATTTACAGGTAAACATCTGCagaatttgattttattctcaGAGAttatgaaaaactaaaaaactaaaaataacaatgaataacataaaaaaacctACAAGAGCAAAGGCTGCTATAGTCTGTTGGCCTTGATATGTATAGGGATTGTTATTTGGCTGTATAAACTAATAAACTAGAGCATGATGGGCATTTTTGTTCACTTAGGAGGGCAAGATGAAGCTGTTGGTCTGGCTCAGCattctcctctgcctctttgCCTGTCACTTCATAGGTGAGTTCCTCTTTTTAAAGTCTGTTAATCTTACTTTAGTTTTAAGTACTGTCTCGATAGGGTCGTAACCGCAGTTTAGTTTATTCGTTAAGTGGAAACGCGTTGGGGTTAAGACACATGACCAAGTTTGATATGCGTATGTACTAAtgtttatcaaaatagctgtGAATCATGTGTGATTCTCCCAGATGTGACAgtgctgcatttgtttttggtgACTACGTGTGTACAAAGGGGACTCTGTCCGATGCTAAATTCCTCAGGcttcagtatgtgtgtgtgtgtgctcagcaaTAATATTTGAGGAGGGAGCAGGTATCCTGCAGTCCCCTGGGAGAAAgctcagttttcagttttccgGACCTGAATCCTCTCTTTGTGAATGGAACGCCATGGAATGCTTGggaatgttacttttttttctctctcctcttcttcacagAGGCCAGAGTCATCCCAGAAGGAGGTACCGTATATAAATAACTTATTTTTCTATACACATCATTTTGTACAACAAAACCAAAGATGTTTCACaaatagttttgcttttatataattttaatcatttgctTACTCAGTCTAATGTTTATttggaaactgttttcatttaaaaaaataaaaataaaattatgcaaACAGTCTAAATTTTATGCAAAATAGCCAGCCAataaaaaaaccttcaaaaactGGATGCAGTAACCTTTATTTTTGTTCTCACACAACATTTACTGGGTACGTACAGTAAACATTTTGACAATGACCTCAATCAGCAATAAatacctaaataaaaaaatgcacccACCAAAATGAAAGTTGCAagtgtctgcattttttttttggaaattcagGAAACATTTGCCCCTTTTTTGAAATGATGGTACAAAGTCAAAACTTTTTCCAGAACTGAtttaaaaggttatttttttagCCATTATACCAGGGCGCCTGTTCTATGCTCATTTTTGCTGactctttgtttttatattggTTTTACACTATTGCCATTTAAACACTGTTGTGTTTAAATGgcaaaattaagattttactgcagctacacctgaaaaaaaaaaaaaaaaaaaaaaaacttttactgaTCTGAAAGAGCAGTTGTAGATGTTAGGTATTTTATCTGTATATGCGGGACCCGAGGGACCCAAgaatgtttggggtttttttaagcaatttgGAATTTGGAACAATATTGTGAAACCGATCACAAATACTCcaacaacagaagccacagccataacatgttttatatttttgaattgtGGCTCTCTTCGTCCTGGGAGGAAAAAACCTGCTCTGTAATCTACAAGTTCACAGCCATGGGGAAAGTACAACAGGCTGACTGAACCAACTGAACCTGAACATTTGGCAGCTTTGGAGAACCCGGGACCTGTCTCACTAGCAACACATCATCATTAAATAACTAGTGGAATGCGATAGGTTATATAACAGTGAGCGTATTAGTGTCTGAGTGTGGATTTATCCCTTAACTTGTCTGCTGTCCTTCCCTGAcctgttatttgtgtgtgtgtgtgtgtgtgtgttttagtgccCTACGATGAACCGCCAGCAGTTCCCTACTGGCCCTACTCCACCTCTGACTTCTGGAACTACATCGAATACTTCAAATCGATCGGTGCCTACAGCCACATCAACGAGATGGCCCGGGCCTTCTTTGCCCACCAGCCCCTCGGAGACACCCTGGGATATGAGACCAATGCGGGGCACGAACACTGAGAGGGGTCGAAGGAGCcaggagggggagaaagggTAGAGAGGGAACTAGAACATCCTAAGTCATTATAAAAGGAATGCATTTCTTGCTTCGACTGAAAGGACAGATTATGAggagagatggaaaataaaCGATAAAAAAACATGCGCAGGAATTTAAATAAGGTGAAGGAAAAGGGTAGCATACACAAAACTTACTTTCTTTTGTCTAATtataacactgtgtgtgttattaTAGCCCATATGTAGAATTCAGAGGTAGAGGAAGTAGAACTTCTGTAGGATTGAATAATATCTTCATGTAATATGccacaaataaacatgtttcaaaTATCTAATTATGTCTATAAAATCATGTAATTTTCGTTTATTcaaatttctttgaaaaactTCTCAAttatcttcatcttttctttctttccctcggccttttctacttttttcctattttttttcttgactttcTGAACTGGTAACTACTTGAAAGAAATCTAAACTTAGCTAAACTCTATGCTGTAACCCGAAGCCCcacaaatattataatattatagtGATCACTTTAATTGTTGAAGTATTATTCCATTGTTTGCATCTCAACACCAAGCTTTATTAGATGACAGAAATCCCGTGCAACTGATAGAGGGTATTTCAACAAGAAGAATTCATAAGGTAAAATTACGATATAGTTAATGTCGATATTATTAATGTAATCTCCTTATTTGTTAACATTACTACTGTGTACAGTGTTACTGAATGCGTAGAGCGGACCAATCGCAACACGCTAGTGGCGACAGCCGGACACAATTCAGTGttgcacacatttgttttgtttacgAACGCCGAGAAGCTAGCTGTGCTAGCTAGACACAAACTCAAAGCTGCAACGTATTGTCGAACTAACTGTTGCTGAATTgccactgaaacaaaatgaaacctgCGGTGGACGAGATGTTTCCTGAAGGAGCTGGTCCGTACGTGGATTTGGACGAGGTTAGTCGGGTTGAAATAACAACACAATCGATTAAAAACACTGGCTGATGCTAGCTAGCGCGGCAACGTTAACATTCAGAGAATTTTGGttaaactacaaaaaacaaaaacaaaaaacaacaaaaaaccgGTTAAAATACTCTCTAATATACCAGATGTGCAGCTACTATGAAGTGGATGCAGGAGTTTACCAGACGGTTCACATTATTGTTAAACGTTATTAAATGTTCGTGTTTCCCTATGAGGAAAGATCGTTTGAAGAATTAGCTTTATCGTAACGCACGAACTACCTGCTTTAATGTCAACCCTATCAGAGCATTTGTGTCCCCCAGGACAGTTTGATGACATTAGtcttaaatagataaaaaagcTGCACCATTAACTGACAGCTCCACTATGCACTTAAACAATTCTTAGTGTTACAGTTAACAGCGATATGGTTACATTTAATGCCAAATACAGAGGACCTGTcttatttaattcaaaattttacattgTGTACTATTCTTtctacctttaaaaaaaaaaaaaaagtctttacttCAGAGTTATTATGTTGACTCTGATCGCTCAAATGAGAAATAACTGCCCATTTATGTTAGCATTCTGTACCGTAATTGAttattttagggctgcaactaataactGTTTACATTATCGATTAATcggctgattattttcttgatcaatgAATCTATCGTTTAGTCTaggaaatgttaaaaaaaaaaaaaaaaattgtgaaaaaagcccctcacaatttcccagaaGCCGGGTGACATCTTCgaagtgtttgttttgaccAACCCACACTTCAGAAAGTTCACTATCctataagacaaaaaaaagtgtaaacagaagtttggtgtttttgctcaaaaaatgaCCTCAgggattaattgattatcagaatagttgtcgattaattttcttttaatc encodes:
- the apodb gene encoding apolipoprotein Db, which codes for MFAIYLLLPLLPLVSAQTYHWGPCPTPKVQPNFNLQQYLGRWYEIEKLPASFERGKCIEANYAIRKDGTIQVLNSQFYKEKVRVAEGTAVVHDLREPARLGVGFSYFTPYSPYWVLTTDYTSLSVVYSCTDILRLFHVDYAWILGRSRFLPPETVRYAKNLLATEGIDLFRMKATDQTGCKDN
- the otos gene encoding otospiralin, whose translation is MNSSTSLHGFTNHLQEGKMKLLVWLSILLCLFACHFIEARVIPEGVPYDEPPAVPYWPYSTSDFWNYIEYFKSIGAYSHINEMARAFFAHQPLGDTLGYETNAGHEH